A single window of Aphidius gifuensis isolate YNYX2018 linkage group LG1, ASM1490517v1, whole genome shotgun sequence DNA harbors:
- the LOC122853562 gene encoding gamma-aminobutyric acid type B receptor subunit 1 isoform X2 yields the protein MISILLGVSIVSSVWGSLPPQEDNVLHIGGIFPIGGEGGWQGGQACMPAANLALEDVNRAKDLLSGFELRLHSNDSECEPGLGASVMYNLLYNTPQKLMLLAGCSTVCTTVAEASKMWNLVVLCYGASSPALSDRNRFPTLFRTHPSATVHNPTRIKLLQRFGWSRIAILQQAEEVFISTVEELESRCKEAEIEIVTRQSFLSDPSDAVRNLRRQDARIIVGLFYVVAARRVLCEAYHQNLFGKSYVWLLIGWYEDNWFEVNLDKEGITCTKEQMRLAAEGHLTTEALMWNQNNDTTISGMTSEDFRQRLNKMLREDGYEIDKDRYPEGYQEAPLAYDAVWSVALAFNKTMEKLAKTGKSLKNFSYTEKEIADEIYSAINSTQFLGVSGYVAFSSQGDRIALTQIEQVIDGKYVKLGYYDTQADNLTWRNMERWIGGKVPQDRTIVRKVLRTVSLPLFICMGIVSIIGIIFTIMLIIFNIWHRHRRVIQSSHPVCNTIMLVGVIACLISVFLLGVDGRFVEPWEYAAVCQARTWMLSIGFTLAFGAMFSKVWRVHRLTTKAKADQAKLFMSKQKVSSVQKNIQPWKLYTMVSSLLVIDICILGAWQWLDPLQRTIEVFPLELPPYGDDDARIRPELEHCESHHQSVWLGIMYGYKGVVLVFGLFLAYETRSIKVKQINDSRYVGMSIYNVVVLCLITAPVTMVIASQQDASFTFAALAVIFCCFLSMALIFVPKVIEVIRHPKDKAESKYNPDVGMSKEDEERYQKLVTENDELQRLIAQKEEKIKVLKQRLAERDASKGGIGNLPKDSLIVADFVTGEGTSDSAIDTDQNG from the exons atgattagTATATTATTGGGTGTATCGATTGTTTCATCAGTTTGGGGATCTTTGCCACCTCAGGAGGATAATGTTTTACACATTGGTGGAATATTTCCAATTGGAGGTGAAGGAGGATGGCAGGGAGGTCAG gCATGCATGCCAGCAGCAAACTTAGCCTTAGAGGATGTCAATCGTGCCAAGGATTTGTTGTCAGGTTTTGAATTAAGACTACACTCAAATGACAGTGAG tgtGAACCTGGTCTTGGTGCATCAGTCATGTATAATCTTCTTTACAATACACCACAAAAATTAATGCTGTTAGCTGGTTGTTCAACAGTTTGTACAACTGTTGCTGAAGCATCAAAAATGTGGAATCTTGTTGTATTATGTTATGGTGCATCATCACCAGCATTATCTGATCGTAATCGTTTTCCAACATTATTTCGTACTCATCCATCAGCAACAGTACATAATCCAACTCGTATAAAACTTCTTCAACGTTTTGGCTGGTCAAGAATAGCAATTTTACAACAAGCAGAAGAAGTATTTATATCAACTGTTGAAGAACTTGAATCACGTTGTAAAGAAGCTGAAATTGAAATTGTAACACgtcaatcatttttatcagATCCATCAGATGCTGTTAGAAATTTACGTCGTCAAGATGCACGCATTATTGTTGGACTATTTTATGTTGTTGCAGCAAGAAGAGTGCTATGTGAAgcatatcatcaaaatttatttggtaaaAGTTATGTTTGGTTGTTAATTGGTTGGTATGAAGACAATTGGTTTGAAGTAAATTTAGATAAAGAAGGTATAACATGTACAAAAGAACAAATGCGTCTTGCTGCTGAGGGTCATTTAACAACAGAAGCACTTATGTGGAatcaaaataatgatacaacAATAAGTGGCATGACATCTGAAGATTTTCGTcaaagattaaataaaatgttaagaGAAGATGgatatgaaattgataaagatCGTTATCCTGAAGGCTATCAAGAGGCACCACTTGCATATGATGCTGTATGGTCAGTTGCACttgcatttaataaaacaatggaaaaattagctaaaactggaaaaagtttaaaaaatttttcatatactgAAAAAGAAATTGCTGATGAAATATATTCAGCAATAAATTCAACACAATTTTTAGGTGTATCTGGTTATGTTGCATTTAGTTCACAAGGTGATAGAATTGCATTAACACAAATTGAACAAGTTATTGATGGTAAATATGTTAAGCTTGGATATTATGATACACAAGCTGATAATTTAACATGGAGAAATATGGAAAGATGGATTGGTGGAAAGGTTCCTCAGGATCGTACGATTGTGAGGAAAGTTCTTAGAACTGTATCCCTTCCACTGTTCATCTGCATGGGTATTGTCTCAATTATtggaattatatttacaataatgcttattatatttaatatttggcATCGTCATAGAAG agtaATACAATCATCACATCCAGTTTGTAATACAATAATGCTTGTTGGTGTTATAGCTTGTTTAATATCTGTATTTTTACTTGGTGTTGATGGAAGATTTGTTGAACCATGGGAATATGCTGCAGTATGTCAAGCAAGAACATGGATGCTGTCAATTGGTTTTACACTTGCTTTTGGAGCAATGTTTAGTAAAGTTTGGAGAGTACATAGATTAACAACAAAAGCTAAAGCTGATCAAGCTAaa ttgtTCATGTCAAAACAAAAAGTATCAtcagtacaaaaaaatattcaaccaTGGAAATTATATACAATGGTTAGTTCATTATTAGTCATTGATATATGTATTTTGGGTGCATGGCAATGGCTGGATCCATTGCAAAGAACAATTGAAGTATTTCCACTTGAATTACCACCatatggtgatgatgatgctaGAATAAGACCAGAATTGGAACACTGTGAAAGTCATCATCAGTCAGTATGGCTAG gaATTATGTATGGATACAAAGGTGTTGTTTTGgtatttggattatttttagCATATGAAACAAGAAGTATTAAAGTCAAACAAATTAATGATTCACGATATGTTGGAATGTCAATATACAATGTTGTTGTACTTTGTTTAATCACAGCACCAGTTACAATGGTTATTGCAAGTCAACAAGATGCTAGTTTTACATTTGCTGCACTTGCtgttatattttgttgttttttaagtaTGGCATTGATATTTGTGCCAAAAGTTATTGAAGTTATACGACATCCAAAAGACAAAGCTGAATCAAAGTATAATCCAGATGTTGGTATGTCAAAAGAAGACGAAGAAAGATATCAAAAACTTGTCActgaaaatgatgaattacAAAGACTCATTGCACAG aaagaagaaaaaatcaaagtacTTAAACAACGACTTGCTGAGCGTGATGCATCAAAAGGTGGTATTGGTAATTTACCAAAGGACTCATTAATTGTTGCTGATTTTGTGACTGGCGAGGGAACATCTGATAGTGCAATTG ATACTGACCAGAATGGCTGA
- the LOC122853562 gene encoding gamma-aminobutyric acid type B receptor subunit 1 isoform X3, with the protein MISILLGVSIVSSVWGSLPPQEDNVLHIGGIFPIGGEGGWQGGQACMPAANLALEDVNRAKDLLSGFELRLHSNDSECEPGLGASVMYNLLYNTPQKLMLLAGCSTVCTTVAEASKMWNLVVLCYGASSPALSDRNRFPTLFRTHPSATVHNPTRIKLLQRFGWSRIAILQQAEEVFISTVEELESRCKEAEIEIVTRQSFLSDPSDAVRNLRRQDARIIVGLFYVVAARRVLCEAYHQNLFGKSYVWLLIGWYEDNWFEVNLDKEGITCTKEQMRLAAEGHLTTEALMWNQNNDTTISGMTSEDFRQRLNKMLREDGYEIDKDRYPEGYQEAPLAYDAVWSVALAFNKTMEKLAKTGKSLKNFSYTEKEIADEIYSAINSTQFLGVSGYVAFSSQGDRIALTQIEQVIDGKYVKLGYYDTQADNLTWRNMERWIGGKVPQDRTIVRKVLRTVSLPLFICMGIVSIIGIIFTIMLIIFNIWHRHRRVIQSSHPVCNTIMLVGVIACLISVFLLGVDGRFVEPWEYAAVCQARTWMLSIGFTLAFGAMFSKVWRVHRLTTKAKADQAKLFMSKQKVSSVQKNIQPWKLYTMVSSLLVIDICILGAWQWLDPLQRTIEVFPLELPPYGDDDARIRPELEHCESHHQSVWLGIMYGYKGVVLVFGLFLAYETRSIKVKQINDSRYVGMSIYNVVVLCLITAPVTMVIASQQDASFTFAALAVIFCCFLSMALIFVPKVIEVIRHPKDKAESKYNPDVGMSKEDEERYQKLVTENDELQRLIAQKEEKIKVLKQRLAERDASKGGIDTDQNG; encoded by the exons atgattagTATATTATTGGGTGTATCGATTGTTTCATCAGTTTGGGGATCTTTGCCACCTCAGGAGGATAATGTTTTACACATTGGTGGAATATTTCCAATTGGAGGTGAAGGAGGATGGCAGGGAGGTCAG gCATGCATGCCAGCAGCAAACTTAGCCTTAGAGGATGTCAATCGTGCCAAGGATTTGTTGTCAGGTTTTGAATTAAGACTACACTCAAATGACAGTGAG tgtGAACCTGGTCTTGGTGCATCAGTCATGTATAATCTTCTTTACAATACACCACAAAAATTAATGCTGTTAGCTGGTTGTTCAACAGTTTGTACAACTGTTGCTGAAGCATCAAAAATGTGGAATCTTGTTGTATTATGTTATGGTGCATCATCACCAGCATTATCTGATCGTAATCGTTTTCCAACATTATTTCGTACTCATCCATCAGCAACAGTACATAATCCAACTCGTATAAAACTTCTTCAACGTTTTGGCTGGTCAAGAATAGCAATTTTACAACAAGCAGAAGAAGTATTTATATCAACTGTTGAAGAACTTGAATCACGTTGTAAAGAAGCTGAAATTGAAATTGTAACACgtcaatcatttttatcagATCCATCAGATGCTGTTAGAAATTTACGTCGTCAAGATGCACGCATTATTGTTGGACTATTTTATGTTGTTGCAGCAAGAAGAGTGCTATGTGAAgcatatcatcaaaatttatttggtaaaAGTTATGTTTGGTTGTTAATTGGTTGGTATGAAGACAATTGGTTTGAAGTAAATTTAGATAAAGAAGGTATAACATGTACAAAAGAACAAATGCGTCTTGCTGCTGAGGGTCATTTAACAACAGAAGCACTTATGTGGAatcaaaataatgatacaacAATAAGTGGCATGACATCTGAAGATTTTCGTcaaagattaaataaaatgttaagaGAAGATGgatatgaaattgataaagatCGTTATCCTGAAGGCTATCAAGAGGCACCACTTGCATATGATGCTGTATGGTCAGTTGCACttgcatttaataaaacaatggaaaaattagctaaaactggaaaaagtttaaaaaatttttcatatactgAAAAAGAAATTGCTGATGAAATATATTCAGCAATAAATTCAACACAATTTTTAGGTGTATCTGGTTATGTTGCATTTAGTTCACAAGGTGATAGAATTGCATTAACACAAATTGAACAAGTTATTGATGGTAAATATGTTAAGCTTGGATATTATGATACACAAGCTGATAATTTAACATGGAGAAATATGGAAAGATGGATTGGTGGAAAGGTTCCTCAGGATCGTACGATTGTGAGGAAAGTTCTTAGAACTGTATCCCTTCCACTGTTCATCTGCATGGGTATTGTCTCAATTATtggaattatatttacaataatgcttattatatttaatatttggcATCGTCATAGAAG agtaATACAATCATCACATCCAGTTTGTAATACAATAATGCTTGTTGGTGTTATAGCTTGTTTAATATCTGTATTTTTACTTGGTGTTGATGGAAGATTTGTTGAACCATGGGAATATGCTGCAGTATGTCAAGCAAGAACATGGATGCTGTCAATTGGTTTTACACTTGCTTTTGGAGCAATGTTTAGTAAAGTTTGGAGAGTACATAGATTAACAACAAAAGCTAAAGCTGATCAAGCTAaa ttgtTCATGTCAAAACAAAAAGTATCAtcagtacaaaaaaatattcaaccaTGGAAATTATATACAATGGTTAGTTCATTATTAGTCATTGATATATGTATTTTGGGTGCATGGCAATGGCTGGATCCATTGCAAAGAACAATTGAAGTATTTCCACTTGAATTACCACCatatggtgatgatgatgctaGAATAAGACCAGAATTGGAACACTGTGAAAGTCATCATCAGTCAGTATGGCTAG gaATTATGTATGGATACAAAGGTGTTGTTTTGgtatttggattatttttagCATATGAAACAAGAAGTATTAAAGTCAAACAAATTAATGATTCACGATATGTTGGAATGTCAATATACAATGTTGTTGTACTTTGTTTAATCACAGCACCAGTTACAATGGTTATTGCAAGTCAACAAGATGCTAGTTTTACATTTGCTGCACTTGCtgttatattttgttgttttttaagtaTGGCATTGATATTTGTGCCAAAAGTTATTGAAGTTATACGACATCCAAAAGACAAAGCTGAATCAAAGTATAATCCAGATGTTGGTATGTCAAAAGAAGACGAAGAAAGATATCAAAAACTTGTCActgaaaatgatgaattacAAAGACTCATTGCACAG aaagaagaaaaaatcaaagtacTTAAACAACGACTTGCTGAGCGTGATGCATCAAAAGGTGGTATTG ATACTGACCAGAATGGCTGA
- the LOC122853562 gene encoding gamma-aminobutyric acid type B receptor subunit 1 isoform X4, with amino-acid sequence MISILLGVSIVSSVWGSLPPQEDNVLHIGGIFPIGGEGGWQGGQACMPAANLALEDVNRAKDLLSGFELRLHSNDSECEPGLGASVMYNLLYNTPQKLMLLAGCSTVCTTVAEASKMWNLVVLCYGASSPALSDRNRFPTLFRTHPSATVHNPTRIKLLQRFGWSRIAILQQAEEVFISTVEELESRCKEAEIEIVTRQSFLSDPSDAVRNLRRQDARIIVGLFYVVAARRVLCEAYHQNLFGKSYVWLLIGWYEDNWFEVNLDKEGITCTKEQMRLAAEGHLTTEALMWNQNNDTTISGMTSEDFRQRLNKMLREDGYEIDKDRYPEGYQEAPLAYDAVWSVALAFNKTMEKLAKTGKSLKNFSYTEKEIADEIYSAINSTQFLGVSGYVAFSSQGDRIALTQIEQVIDGKYVKLGYYDTQADNLTWRNMERWIGGKVPQDRTIVRKVLRTVSLPLFICMGIVSIIGIIFTIMLIIFNIWHRHRRVIQSSHPVCNTIMLVGVIACLISVFLLGVDGRFVEPWEYAAVCQARTWMLSIGFTLAFGAMFSKVWRVHRLTTKAKADQAKLFMSKQKVSSVQKNIQPWKLYTMVSSLLVIDICILGAWQWLDPLQRTIEVFPLELPPYGDDDARIRPELEHCESHHQSVWLGIMYGYKGVVLVFGLFLAYETRSIKVKQINDSRYVGMSIYNVVVLCLITAPVTMVIASQQDASFTFAALAVIFCCFLSMALIFVPKVIEVIRHPKDKAESKYNPDVGMSKEDEERYQKLVTENDELQRLIAQKEEKIKVLKQRLAERDASKDTDQNG; translated from the exons atgattagTATATTATTGGGTGTATCGATTGTTTCATCAGTTTGGGGATCTTTGCCACCTCAGGAGGATAATGTTTTACACATTGGTGGAATATTTCCAATTGGAGGTGAAGGAGGATGGCAGGGAGGTCAG gCATGCATGCCAGCAGCAAACTTAGCCTTAGAGGATGTCAATCGTGCCAAGGATTTGTTGTCAGGTTTTGAATTAAGACTACACTCAAATGACAGTGAG tgtGAACCTGGTCTTGGTGCATCAGTCATGTATAATCTTCTTTACAATACACCACAAAAATTAATGCTGTTAGCTGGTTGTTCAACAGTTTGTACAACTGTTGCTGAAGCATCAAAAATGTGGAATCTTGTTGTATTATGTTATGGTGCATCATCACCAGCATTATCTGATCGTAATCGTTTTCCAACATTATTTCGTACTCATCCATCAGCAACAGTACATAATCCAACTCGTATAAAACTTCTTCAACGTTTTGGCTGGTCAAGAATAGCAATTTTACAACAAGCAGAAGAAGTATTTATATCAACTGTTGAAGAACTTGAATCACGTTGTAAAGAAGCTGAAATTGAAATTGTAACACgtcaatcatttttatcagATCCATCAGATGCTGTTAGAAATTTACGTCGTCAAGATGCACGCATTATTGTTGGACTATTTTATGTTGTTGCAGCAAGAAGAGTGCTATGTGAAgcatatcatcaaaatttatttggtaaaAGTTATGTTTGGTTGTTAATTGGTTGGTATGAAGACAATTGGTTTGAAGTAAATTTAGATAAAGAAGGTATAACATGTACAAAAGAACAAATGCGTCTTGCTGCTGAGGGTCATTTAACAACAGAAGCACTTATGTGGAatcaaaataatgatacaacAATAAGTGGCATGACATCTGAAGATTTTCGTcaaagattaaataaaatgttaagaGAAGATGgatatgaaattgataaagatCGTTATCCTGAAGGCTATCAAGAGGCACCACTTGCATATGATGCTGTATGGTCAGTTGCACttgcatttaataaaacaatggaaaaattagctaaaactggaaaaagtttaaaaaatttttcatatactgAAAAAGAAATTGCTGATGAAATATATTCAGCAATAAATTCAACACAATTTTTAGGTGTATCTGGTTATGTTGCATTTAGTTCACAAGGTGATAGAATTGCATTAACACAAATTGAACAAGTTATTGATGGTAAATATGTTAAGCTTGGATATTATGATACACAAGCTGATAATTTAACATGGAGAAATATGGAAAGATGGATTGGTGGAAAGGTTCCTCAGGATCGTACGATTGTGAGGAAAGTTCTTAGAACTGTATCCCTTCCACTGTTCATCTGCATGGGTATTGTCTCAATTATtggaattatatttacaataatgcttattatatttaatatttggcATCGTCATAGAAG agtaATACAATCATCACATCCAGTTTGTAATACAATAATGCTTGTTGGTGTTATAGCTTGTTTAATATCTGTATTTTTACTTGGTGTTGATGGAAGATTTGTTGAACCATGGGAATATGCTGCAGTATGTCAAGCAAGAACATGGATGCTGTCAATTGGTTTTACACTTGCTTTTGGAGCAATGTTTAGTAAAGTTTGGAGAGTACATAGATTAACAACAAAAGCTAAAGCTGATCAAGCTAaa ttgtTCATGTCAAAACAAAAAGTATCAtcagtacaaaaaaatattcaaccaTGGAAATTATATACAATGGTTAGTTCATTATTAGTCATTGATATATGTATTTTGGGTGCATGGCAATGGCTGGATCCATTGCAAAGAACAATTGAAGTATTTCCACTTGAATTACCACCatatggtgatgatgatgctaGAATAAGACCAGAATTGGAACACTGTGAAAGTCATCATCAGTCAGTATGGCTAG gaATTATGTATGGATACAAAGGTGTTGTTTTGgtatttggattatttttagCATATGAAACAAGAAGTATTAAAGTCAAACAAATTAATGATTCACGATATGTTGGAATGTCAATATACAATGTTGTTGTACTTTGTTTAATCACAGCACCAGTTACAATGGTTATTGCAAGTCAACAAGATGCTAGTTTTACATTTGCTGCACTTGCtgttatattttgttgttttttaagtaTGGCATTGATATTTGTGCCAAAAGTTATTGAAGTTATACGACATCCAAAAGACAAAGCTGAATCAAAGTATAATCCAGATGTTGGTATGTCAAAAGAAGACGAAGAAAGATATCAAAAACTTGTCActgaaaatgatgaattacAAAGACTCATTGCACAG aaagaagaaaaaatcaaagtacTTAAACAACGACTTGCTGAGCGTGATGCATCAAAAG ATACTGACCAGAATGGCTGA
- the LOC122853562 gene encoding gamma-aminobutyric acid type B receptor subunit 1 isoform X1 — protein MISILLGVSIVSSVWGSLPPQEDNVLHIGGIFPIGGEGGWQGGQACMPAANLALEDVNRAKDLLSGFELRLHSNDSECEPGLGASVMYNLLYNTPQKLMLLAGCSTVCTTVAEASKMWNLVVLCYGASSPALSDRNRFPTLFRTHPSATVHNPTRIKLLQRFGWSRIAILQQAEEVFISTVEELESRCKEAEIEIVTRQSFLSDPSDAVRNLRRQDARIIVGLFYVVAARRVLCEAYHQNLFGKSYVWLLIGWYEDNWFEVNLDKEGITCTKEQMRLAAEGHLTTEALMWNQNNDTTISGMTSEDFRQRLNKMLREDGYEIDKDRYPEGYQEAPLAYDAVWSVALAFNKTMEKLAKTGKSLKNFSYTEKEIADEIYSAINSTQFLGVSGYVAFSSQGDRIALTQIEQVIDGKYVKLGYYDTQADNLTWRNMERWIGGKVPQDRTIVRKVLRTVSLPLFICMGIVSIIGIIFTIMLIIFNIWHRHRRVIQSSHPVCNTIMLVGVIACLISVFLLGVDGRFVEPWEYAAVCQARTWMLSIGFTLAFGAMFSKVWRVHRLTTKAKADQAKLFMSKQKVSSVQKNIQPWKLYTMVSSLLVIDICILGAWQWLDPLQRTIEVFPLELPPYGDDDARIRPELEHCESHHQSVWLGIMYGYKGVVLVFGLFLAYETRSIKVKQINDSRYVGMSIYNVVVLCLITAPVTMVIASQQDASFTFAALAVIFCCFLSMALIFVPKVIEVIRHPKDKAESKYNPDVGMSKEDEERYQKLVTENDELQRLIAQKEEKIKVLKQRLAERDASKGGIGNLPKDSLIVADFVTGEGTSDSAIGGGISGYTRSSRASASDFEFSESYL, from the exons atgattagTATATTATTGGGTGTATCGATTGTTTCATCAGTTTGGGGATCTTTGCCACCTCAGGAGGATAATGTTTTACACATTGGTGGAATATTTCCAATTGGAGGTGAAGGAGGATGGCAGGGAGGTCAG gCATGCATGCCAGCAGCAAACTTAGCCTTAGAGGATGTCAATCGTGCCAAGGATTTGTTGTCAGGTTTTGAATTAAGACTACACTCAAATGACAGTGAG tgtGAACCTGGTCTTGGTGCATCAGTCATGTATAATCTTCTTTACAATACACCACAAAAATTAATGCTGTTAGCTGGTTGTTCAACAGTTTGTACAACTGTTGCTGAAGCATCAAAAATGTGGAATCTTGTTGTATTATGTTATGGTGCATCATCACCAGCATTATCTGATCGTAATCGTTTTCCAACATTATTTCGTACTCATCCATCAGCAACAGTACATAATCCAACTCGTATAAAACTTCTTCAACGTTTTGGCTGGTCAAGAATAGCAATTTTACAACAAGCAGAAGAAGTATTTATATCAACTGTTGAAGAACTTGAATCACGTTGTAAAGAAGCTGAAATTGAAATTGTAACACgtcaatcatttttatcagATCCATCAGATGCTGTTAGAAATTTACGTCGTCAAGATGCACGCATTATTGTTGGACTATTTTATGTTGTTGCAGCAAGAAGAGTGCTATGTGAAgcatatcatcaaaatttatttggtaaaAGTTATGTTTGGTTGTTAATTGGTTGGTATGAAGACAATTGGTTTGAAGTAAATTTAGATAAAGAAGGTATAACATGTACAAAAGAACAAATGCGTCTTGCTGCTGAGGGTCATTTAACAACAGAAGCACTTATGTGGAatcaaaataatgatacaacAATAAGTGGCATGACATCTGAAGATTTTCGTcaaagattaaataaaatgttaagaGAAGATGgatatgaaattgataaagatCGTTATCCTGAAGGCTATCAAGAGGCACCACTTGCATATGATGCTGTATGGTCAGTTGCACttgcatttaataaaacaatggaaaaattagctaaaactggaaaaagtttaaaaaatttttcatatactgAAAAAGAAATTGCTGATGAAATATATTCAGCAATAAATTCAACACAATTTTTAGGTGTATCTGGTTATGTTGCATTTAGTTCACAAGGTGATAGAATTGCATTAACACAAATTGAACAAGTTATTGATGGTAAATATGTTAAGCTTGGATATTATGATACACAAGCTGATAATTTAACATGGAGAAATATGGAAAGATGGATTGGTGGAAAGGTTCCTCAGGATCGTACGATTGTGAGGAAAGTTCTTAGAACTGTATCCCTTCCACTGTTCATCTGCATGGGTATTGTCTCAATTATtggaattatatttacaataatgcttattatatttaatatttggcATCGTCATAGAAG agtaATACAATCATCACATCCAGTTTGTAATACAATAATGCTTGTTGGTGTTATAGCTTGTTTAATATCTGTATTTTTACTTGGTGTTGATGGAAGATTTGTTGAACCATGGGAATATGCTGCAGTATGTCAAGCAAGAACATGGATGCTGTCAATTGGTTTTACACTTGCTTTTGGAGCAATGTTTAGTAAAGTTTGGAGAGTACATAGATTAACAACAAAAGCTAAAGCTGATCAAGCTAaa ttgtTCATGTCAAAACAAAAAGTATCAtcagtacaaaaaaatattcaaccaTGGAAATTATATACAATGGTTAGTTCATTATTAGTCATTGATATATGTATTTTGGGTGCATGGCAATGGCTGGATCCATTGCAAAGAACAATTGAAGTATTTCCACTTGAATTACCACCatatggtgatgatgatgctaGAATAAGACCAGAATTGGAACACTGTGAAAGTCATCATCAGTCAGTATGGCTAG gaATTATGTATGGATACAAAGGTGTTGTTTTGgtatttggattatttttagCATATGAAACAAGAAGTATTAAAGTCAAACAAATTAATGATTCACGATATGTTGGAATGTCAATATACAATGTTGTTGTACTTTGTTTAATCACAGCACCAGTTACAATGGTTATTGCAAGTCAACAAGATGCTAGTTTTACATTTGCTGCACTTGCtgttatattttgttgttttttaagtaTGGCATTGATATTTGTGCCAAAAGTTATTGAAGTTATACGACATCCAAAAGACAAAGCTGAATCAAAGTATAATCCAGATGTTGGTATGTCAAAAGAAGACGAAGAAAGATATCAAAAACTTGTCActgaaaatgatgaattacAAAGACTCATTGCACAG aaagaagaaaaaatcaaagtacTTAAACAACGACTTGCTGAGCGTGATGCATCAAAAGGTGGTATTGGTAATTTACCAAAGGACTCATTAATTGTTGCTGATTTTGTGACTGGCGAGGGAACATCTGATAGTGCAATTGGTGGGGGTATTTCGGGTTATACAAGATCATCCCGTGCATCTGCATCtgattttgaattttctgAATCATACCTTTAG
- the LOC122854340 gene encoding mediator of RNA polymerase II transcription subunit 22 → MSATRALPQSKEALLKSYTTRLKDDVKSMLENFEEIVKLAKGENDSQLSRMAQCEQDTYEMHVRAANIVRAGESLMKLVSDIKQYLILNDFPSVNEAIGTNSKLFRQKQAESDQKLASLRDDMAADLYDLEEEYYTSIYKQ, encoded by the exons atgtcagcAACAAGAGCATTACCTCAAAGTAAAGAGGCATTATTAAAATCTTACACAACAAGATTAAAGGACGATGTTAAATCAATGCTAGAAAATTTTGAAG AAATTGTAAAGTTAGCTAAAGGTGAAAATGATTCACAATTATCAAGGATGGCACAGTGTGAACAGGACACTTATGAGATGCATGTAAGAGCAGCAAATATTGTTAGAGCTGGTGAATCATTGATGAAACTTGTATCTGACATAAAACAATATCTAATTCTCAATGATTTTCCATCAGTTAATGAAGCAATTGGAACAAACAGTAAACTTTTTAGACAAAAACAAGCTGAAAGTGATCAAAAACTTGCATCATTACGTGATGATATGGCTGCAGATTTGTATGACCTTGAGGAGGAATATTACACATCAATatacaaacaataa